From the Oscarella lobularis chromosome 13, ooOscLobu1.1, whole genome shotgun sequence genome, one window contains:
- the LOC136194874 gene encoding troponin I-like, protein MPRGKTKKAKMRRRQASPERTPSPLPPTEDERDVDVGEEERDECARRPATDVGDARATRAEARNVARLERMAAEQADQLDILADRLQQEREERRAAELDWLREKDALRERHFELLRQKHHVEDSKKKRSGRKQAKTKKKEDRKEKAAEKLQIQGGKEQGTSERAEFMAAIRSMAMPKLPPYSGKDDPEGERLEQFVKEFERHSSIAGWTGQLKVQQFALRLTGRALIFKAKALPLMLESYRSRMFHSRVQEKESVQQYAQELQHLFEKAYGRFAVTKGLKDHLLLGQFEQGLWEKWKRELKPPPRTFEKH, encoded by the exons ATGCCGAGAggcaaaacgaagaaagcgaagatgCGACGCAGGCAAGCGTCGCCAGAACGGAccccgtcgccgttgccgccgaccgaagacgagcgcgacgtcgacgtgggAGAAGAGGAGCGTGACGAGTGTGCGCGACGACCCGCGACGGACGTGGGAGACGCTCGAGCGACTCGAGCGGAGGCGCGCAACGTTGCGCGATTAGAAAGGATGGCGGCCGAGCAAGCAGACCAACTCGACATTTTAGCGGACCGGTTGCAGCAGGAACGCGAGGAGCGCCGCGCTGCTGAGTTGGACTGGTtgcgagaaaaagacgctCTGCGAGAGCGCCATTTTGAATTGCTGCGGCAA AAACACCACGTGGAGGactcgaaaaagaagaggagcggTCGTAAACAAGctaagacaaagaaaaaggaagatcGGAAGGAAAAGGCGGCGGAGAAGTTGCAAATTCAAGGAGGAAAGGAACAAGGGACGTCGGAACGAGCCGAATTCATGGCGGCCATACGCTCAATGGCGATGCCTAAGCTTCCGCCGTATTCGGGAAAGGACGACCCAGAGGGAGAACGTTTGGAACAGTTCGTGAAGGAATTCGAACGTCATTCATCAATTGCGGGATGGACAGGGCAGCTGAAAGTCCAGCAATTCGCGTTACGCCTGACGGGACGGGCGTTGA TATTCAAGGCGAAAGCCCTGCCTTTGATGCTTGAGTCGTACCGAAGTCGAATGTTCCATAGCAGAGTGCAGGAGAAAGAGTCCGTGCAGCAATACGCACAAGAGCTCCAGCACTTATTCGAGAAAGCGTACGGTCGTTTCGCAGTGACGAAGGGACTGAAAGATCACCTGCTACTGGGACAGTTCGAACAAGGCTTATGGGAGAAGTGGAAACGGGAATTAAAGCCGCCTCCCCGTACCTTTGAAAAGCATTGA